From the Butyrivibrio fibrisolvens genome, one window contains:
- a CDS encoding serine O-acetyltransferase yields MPNNHDIDHIIKVILQDYDKKRDVDKMDVFGQPDSKAVEDITHKLLNVIFPGYYRDRVYRSFNDRNRMSVLIEDVMYNLEKQITIALTYNEEYRDTDERLRKEAAKRIAGEFGESIPMIREFVDTDVQATFDGDPAAYGKEEIVLSYPGILATTVNRLAHELFLLRVPLIPRMMTEYAHSKTGIDINPGATIGKYFMIDHGTGVVVGETTVIGEHVKIYQGVTLGALSTRGGQDLRGKKRHPTVEDNVTIYSGASILGGETIIGHDSVVGSNCFITASVPADTRVTIRNQELIYKDGNGKEYSSAEFKQGECWCGGYGNDWVI; encoded by the coding sequence ATGCCTAATAATCATGATATAGATCACATTATAAAAGTAATACTTCAGGATTATGACAAAAAACGCGATGTAGACAAGATGGATGTGTTTGGCCAGCCTGACTCCAAAGCGGTTGAGGATATTACTCATAAACTTCTTAATGTTATTTTCCCTGGATATTATAGAGACAGAGTGTACAGGAGTTTTAATGACAGAAACCGTATGTCAGTTCTCATAGAAGATGTCATGTACAATCTTGAGAAGCAGATCACTATCGCTCTTACCTACAACGAAGAGTACAGAGATACGGACGAGCGTTTAAGGAAAGAAGCTGCTAAGCGTATAGCAGGTGAATTTGGTGAGAGTATTCCCATGATCCGTGAATTCGTAGATACTGATGTACAGGCTACATTTGACGGCGATCCGGCAGCATATGGTAAGGAAGAGATAGTTCTTTCGTATCCGGGAATACTTGCAACAACTGTTAACAGGCTTGCTCATGAGCTCTTTTTACTAAGAGTACCGCTTATCCCGCGTATGATGACAGAGTATGCCCACTCCAAAACAGGTATTGATATAAATCCTGGAGCTACCATTGGCAAATACTTCATGATAGATCATGGAACAGGTGTAGTAGTTGGTGAAACGACAGTTATCGGCGAACATGTCAAGATATATCAGGGTGTTACCCTTGGAGCTTTGTCCACAAGAGGAGGACAGGACCTTCGTGGCAAGAAGAGACATCCTACCGTAGAAGACAATGTTACTATCTACTCCGGAGCATCTATACTAGGAGGAGAGACTATCATAGGACATGATTCTGTAGTTGGATCTAACTGTTTCATTACAGCATCAGTACCTGCAGATACCAGAGTTACCATAAGGAACCAGGAACTTATCTATAAGGATGGCAATGGCAAGGAATACTCATCAGCTGAGTTCAAACAGGGCGAATGCTGGTGCGGCGGTTATGGTAATGACTGGGTTATCTGA
- a CDS encoding M18 family aminopeptidase: MFEKITKDMLKFIDASPTCYHVISNMETRLDAEGYTKLRESESWKLKAGGKYYVTRNGSSIISFQIPKKSFKGFLMTASHSDSPSFKIKENPEMTEGGMYVKLNVEGYGGMLDGPWFDRPLSIAGRVFVKDSDNSISMKLINVDRDLVMMPSLAIHMNREANNGYKFNAQKDMQPLFGDIATKGTFDKTIAKAAGVKVSEVIGSDLFLYNRVKPTVWGAGKEYISSSRLDDQECVYTTFEAFLNAESTSHTLVHCVFDNEEVGSGTKQGAASTFLKDTLERINEGLGRTREQYHTALAQSFMLSADNAHAMHPNHTDKADPVNRPAINKGIVIKFNANQKYTTDGASEAMFRMVLDKAKVPYQMFTNRSDMPGGSTLGNISNTQVALNTVDIGLAQLAMHSPYETAGAKDPVYMAEGVKAFYESDIDVHM; encoded by the coding sequence ATGTTTGAAAAGATCACTAAGGATATGCTCAAATTCATCGATGCATCTCCTACATGCTACCACGTAATCAGCAATATGGAGACCAGGCTTGACGCCGAAGGATATACAAAGCTTCGCGAGTCTGAAAGCTGGAAGCTCAAAGCCGGTGGCAAGTATTATGTTACACGTAACGGTTCATCTATCATTTCTTTCCAGATTCCTAAGAAGTCTTTCAAAGGCTTCCTTATGACAGCAAGCCACAGCGATTCACCATCCTTCAAGATCAAGGAAAATCCTGAAATGACTGAAGGTGGTATGTATGTAAAGCTTAATGTTGAAGGCTATGGCGGAATGCTTGATGGCCCTTGGTTTGACAGACCGTTATCAATTGCAGGAAGAGTATTTGTGAAGGACTCAGACAATTCCATCTCTATGAAGCTTATAAACGTAGACAGGGATCTTGTTATGATGCCGTCTCTTGCTATCCATATGAACAGAGAGGCCAACAATGGCTATAAGTTCAATGCTCAGAAGGATATGCAGCCTCTTTTCGGTGATATTGCTACAAAGGGAACATTTGACAAAACTATAGCTAAGGCTGCAGGAGTAAAGGTTTCTGAAGTTATTGGAAGTGACCTTTTTCTTTATAACAGAGTTAAGCCTACAGTATGGGGAGCCGGCAAAGAATATATAAGCTCATCAAGACTTGATGACCAGGAGTGTGTATATACAACATTTGAAGCGTTCCTTAATGCTGAGTCTACATCACATACACTTGTACATTGTGTATTTGATAATGAGGAAGTTGGAAGCGGAACTAAGCAGGGTGCAGCATCAACTTTCTTAAAAGACACTCTTGAAAGAATCAATGAAGGCCTTGGACGCACAAGAGAACAGTATCATACAGCTCTTGCACAGAGCTTCATGCTCTCAGCAGACAATGCGCATGCTATGCATCCTAATCATACAGATAAGGCAGATCCTGTTAATCGTCCTGCTATTAACAAGGGTATAGTAATTAAATTTAATGCAAACCAAAAGTATACAACTGACGGAGCATCTGAAGCTATGTTCAGAATGGTTCTGGACAAGGCCAAGGTTCCTTATCAGATGTTTACTAATAGAAGTGACATGCCTGGCGGATCTACACTTGGAAATATCAGCAATACTCAGGTTGCTCTTAATACAGTAGATATAGGACTTGCCCAGCTTGCTATGCATTCTCCTTATGAGACAGCAGGCGCCAAGGATCCGGTATACATGGCAGAAGGTGTCAAGGCTTTCTATGAATCAGATATTGATGTTCACATGTGA
- a CDS encoding SseB family protein — MGLFDLFGGNKKKEEEAAALAEKRKEEEAIKEKEDQIAAHEGLEWPHPVPISRIRTQGEEPDVFEDPVSQERKDEIGPLIYEEKIGLDTLKFLTLPELLFVLTTLEFYNSKGKLKGFSENHRILYNELLNRVRDAKMIYCLYDDATKFPFIENGFAYIYLEKEIAQQVAAAYGKQYRRLTVKDCPAVPEGAESTDRGFFDYLYYLGIERIIIDNGRYRARFSRSEIVAPPDFGQDQKKAPMNPQLRLAMLDFLSEARWPVKYEKRAQVVQTKEARMVALARAGRYIVPIQHEGPAEMMNDGRIKFNKDTKLRFPVMKTNNGKLFLPIFTDGIEFSKKFGREGFEGAVFRFSDILRFVQDKDGLAINPMGENIMLPKDKMMALEAASRMMAESKNAGKTVNEANAQDIIKRASAEDVADKIIQMPKRTQDADEASENTNSTQTSDSSVEAADITPEN; from the coding sequence ATGGGTTTATTTGACTTATTCGGGGGAAACAAAAAGAAAGAAGAAGAGGCCGCTGCGCTCGCCGAAAAGCGCAAAGAAGAGGAGGCCATCAAAGAAAAGGAAGACCAGATCGCAGCACATGAAGGCCTTGAATGGCCGCATCCGGTTCCAATTTCAAGAATTCGTACACAGGGTGAAGAGCCTGATGTGTTTGAGGATCCGGTATCTCAGGAACGTAAGGACGAGATAGGACCACTTATTTATGAAGAGAAGATAGGTCTTGATACACTTAAATTTCTTACACTTCCGGAACTTTTATTTGTACTTACAACACTTGAGTTTTATAACTCAAAAGGTAAACTAAAAGGATTTAGTGAGAATCATCGTATTCTTTACAACGAACTGTTAAACCGAGTTCGTGATGCCAAGATGATCTATTGTCTCTATGATGATGCGACCAAGTTTCCATTTATAGAGAACGGATTTGCATACATCTATCTGGAAAAAGAGATAGCGCAGCAGGTAGCTGCAGCTTATGGCAAGCAGTATAGAAGGCTTACCGTTAAGGATTGCCCTGCTGTTCCTGAGGGAGCAGAGAGTACAGACAGAGGATTCTTTGATTATCTGTACTATCTTGGAATCGAAAGGATCATTATTGACAATGGTCGTTACAGAGCTAGATTTTCAAGAAGCGAGATTGTAGCTCCGCCTGATTTTGGTCAGGACCAGAAGAAAGCTCCCATGAATCCTCAGCTCAGACTTGCGATGCTTGACTTTTTATCAGAAGCTCGCTGGCCTGTTAAGTATGAGAAGAGAGCACAGGTAGTACAGACCAAGGAAGCTCGAATGGTAGCTCTTGCAAGAGCAGGACGTTATATCGTGCCTATCCAGCACGAAGGACCTGCTGAGATGATGAATGATGGACGTATTAAGTTCAACAAAGATACCAAGCTTCGCTTCCCTGTTATGAAGACCAATAATGGAAAGTTATTTCTTCCGATATTTACAGATGGTATAGAATTCTCCAAGAAGTTTGGCAGAGAGGGATTTGAAGGCGCTGTCTTCAGATTCAGCGATATTTTAAGATTTGTTCAGGACAAGGACGGACTTGCTATCAATCCTATGGGAGAGAATATCATGCTTCCTAAGGACAAGATGATGGCACTCGAAGCAGCTTCACGTATGATGGCAGAGTCCAAGAATGCAGGTAAAACTGTAAATGAAGCAAATGCTCAGGATATTATCAAAAGAGCAAGTGCTGAAGACGTTGCAGACAAGATCATTCAGATGCCCAAACGCACACAGGATGCTGATGAGGCAAGTGAAAATACAAATTCTACACAAACAAGTGATAGCAGCGTAGAAGCAGCTGATATCACACCTGAGAACTAA
- a CDS encoding response regulator: protein MANVLIVDDSRTSRRVLRDILERNGHTVIGEAVDGKEGYDLYQTLKPDIVTMDITMPVMDGIDSLKLIMRLDPQAKVIMVTAAGQKQKMMEALKIGAVEFISKPLDEEAIVKTLKELS from the coding sequence ATGGCAAACGTACTTATAGTAGATGATTCCAGAACATCCAGAAGAGTACTTAGAGACATTCTTGAACGTAATGGTCACACAGTTATTGGCGAAGCAGTAGATGGCAAGGAAGGTTATGACTTATATCAGACACTTAAGCCGGATATTGTCACCATGGATATCACTATGCCGGTAATGGATGGCATAGACTCTTTAAAACTTATTATGCGATTAGACCCTCAGGCTAAGGTTATCATGGTAACTGCAGCCGGACAGAAGCAGAAGATGATGGAAGCTCTCAAAATAGGAGCTGTAGAGTTTATCTCTAAGCCACTTGATGAGGAGGCTATTGTAAAGACTTTAAAAGAGCTCTCATAA
- the ymfI gene encoding elongation factor P 5-aminopentanone reductase: protein MDDYVLVTGASRGIGKAIANELANKGYNLYLTCLKHGDDLKSYSAELSAKYEINCIPFVCDIGNYNDVAEMFEQIPRVNVVINNAGIAWLGLLTDMEPHEWDNVIRTNLSSLFNTSKCAVPLMLRQGGGKIINISSVWGQVGASTEVAYSASKGGVNGFTRALAKELAPSNISVNAISCGVIDTDMNRSHLSDDDMEDLRNEIPAGRLGTPEEVAAMVLKVIESPSYMTGQIITLDGGWI, encoded by the coding sequence ATGGACGATTACGTTCTTGTAACAGGTGCATCCAGAGGCATCGGCAAAGCTATAGCCAATGAGCTTGCCAATAAAGGCTATAATCTGTATCTTACATGCCTTAAACATGGCGATGACTTAAAGTCGTATAGTGCAGAGCTTTCTGCTAAATACGAGATCAACTGTATACCTTTTGTATGCGACATCGGAAATTATAACGATGTTGCTGAAATGTTCGAGCAGATTCCTAGAGTTAATGTTGTTATCAATAATGCCGGAATTGCCTGGCTTGGTCTTCTGACAGATATGGAACCTCACGAGTGGGACAATGTTATAAGGACTAATCTGTCATCTTTGTTCAACACTTCAAAATGTGCAGTCCCATTAATGCTACGTCAGGGAGGAGGAAAGATCATCAACATCTCTTCTGTATGGGGGCAGGTAGGAGCTTCTACTGAAGTTGCCTATTCTGCAAGCAAGGGCGGTGTTAATGGATTTACAAGAGCTCTCGCCAAAGAACTGGCGCCATCCAATATAAGTGTAAATGCCATATCCTGCGGTGTCATCGATACGGATATGAACAGGTCTCATCTATCTGACGATGATATGGAAGATCTCAGAAACGAAATACCGGCGGGCCGATTGGGCACGCCGGAAGAAGTCGCAGCTATGGTATTAAAAGTTATAGAGTCCCCCAGCTATATGACAGGACAGATCATAACGCTTGATGGCGGATGGATATAA
- a CDS encoding NAD(P)/FAD-dependent oxidoreductase: MYDTLIIGSGPAGLSAAVYAKRADLNVAVIEKEFTSGGQILNTYEVDNYLGLPGINGFDMGMKFREHADKLGALFLEGNVSGIEVVEEGNDTKLPVFKVNTDNGSYETHTIIIASGANHSKLGAPGEDEFTGVGVSYCATCDGAFFRGKTAVVVGGGDVAVEDAIFLARGCSKVYLIHRRDELRAAKTLQNELLSLPNVEVVWDSVVKEIRGSSKVESVLVQNVKTKEENSLDTDACFVAVGITPETEKFRDLVECDEKGYIIAPETGATSHPGIYVAGDARKKRLRQIVTAVADGANAVTAIQDYLVGKS, from the coding sequence ATGTACGATACACTCATTATAGGAAGCGGTCCTGCAGGACTTTCAGCAGCAGTATATGCCAAGAGAGCTGATCTTAATGTTGCAGTTATAGAAAAAGAGTTCACATCAGGCGGCCAGATCCTTAACACTTATGAAGTTGATAACTATCTTGGATTACCGGGTATCAATGGTTTTGATATGGGAATGAAGTTTAGAGAACATGCTGATAAACTCGGGGCTTTATTCCTTGAAGGTAATGTATCAGGAATAGAAGTAGTAGAAGAAGGAAATGATACTAAGCTTCCGGTATTTAAAGTTAATACTGACAATGGATCATATGAGACACATACCATTATCATAGCATCAGGTGCTAATCATTCAAAACTTGGCGCACCTGGTGAAGATGAATTTACAGGAGTAGGCGTATCATACTGTGCTACATGTGACGGAGCGTTCTTTAGAGGCAAGACCGCAGTTGTAGTAGGCGGCGGTGATGTAGCAGTAGAGGATGCAATCTTTCTTGCAAGGGGATGTAGCAAGGTATATCTGATTCATAGAAGAGATGAACTCAGAGCTGCCAAGACACTTCAGAATGAACTTCTGTCCCTTCCCAATGTAGAAGTTGTTTGGGACAGTGTTGTTAAAGAGATAAGAGGAAGCAGTAAAGTTGAATCTGTTCTTGTGCAAAATGTTAAGACAAAAGAAGAAAATTCTCTCGATACAGATGCATGCTTTGTTGCTGTAGGAATCACACCTGAAACAGAAAAATTCAGAGACCTTGTTGAGTGTGATGAAAAAGGATATATAATAGCTCCGGAAACTGGTGCTACTTCACATCCCGGAATCTACGTAGCCGGAGATGCAAGAAAGAAACGCCTTCGCCAAATTGTTACGGCTGTAGCCGATGGTGCTAATGCTGTTACAGCTATTCAAGACTATCTTGTGGGAAAATCGTAA
- a CDS encoding C40 family peptidase, translating into MNRFGRQFAVCMLTAAVTFTGAGIEAMAGSSVTSVLPSAGIGYELASDQVEVSNLQEDAQSDSSANSASDGSSSSTSSSSGSSTTSTKETTNTTPLSSRVDEEVLNDIEEATGATTTTNDEEETFSNLVIAQVHDYVNVRSGPSENDEIVGKLYNNSVGTYLGEENGWYQIKSGSVTGYVKAEYCVTGEAAVELAPKVGTRIATVTTTTLKVRKEASTESEVLGLVPIDDELVVKEELDGWVKVEIEEGEGYVSMDYVRLSTEFVEAESKAEEEARLAKEEAAKEAARASASANTSKSSSSSSVKSAESFTTEKSSIGEAVAAFAVQFVGNPYVYGGTSLTNGCDCSGFVMSVYANFGVSLPHSSAADRNVGAAVDGLANAQPGDIVCYSGHVAIYIGGGQIVHASTSKTGIIISNANYRTPLAVRRIF; encoded by the coding sequence TTGAACAGATTTGGTAGGCAGTTCGCCGTATGTATGTTGACGGCTGCTGTGACATTTACAGGCGCGGGAATAGAAGCAATGGCTGGTTCATCAGTGACATCAGTACTTCCTTCCGCCGGAATTGGATATGAACTTGCTTCAGATCAGGTAGAAGTATCAAACCTTCAGGAAGACGCACAGTCTGATTCATCAGCTAACTCAGCTTCCGATGGTTCGAGCTCATCAACAAGCAGCTCATCCGGATCTTCAACGACCTCAACTAAAGAGACTACTAATACTACTCCTCTTTCATCAAGAGTAGATGAAGAAGTTCTTAACGATATTGAAGAGGCAACCGGTGCTACCACCACTACTAATGACGAGGAAGAGACATTTTCAAACCTTGTTATCGCTCAGGTACATGACTATGTTAATGTAAGAAGTGGACCTAGTGAGAATGATGAGATAGTTGGTAAACTTTATAATAATTCCGTAGGTACTTACCTTGGAGAAGAGAATGGATGGTATCAGATCAAATCAGGTTCTGTTACCGGATATGTCAAAGCTGAATACTGTGTAACAGGAGAAGCTGCTGTAGAACTTGCACCAAAGGTTGGTACACGTATTGCTACAGTAACAACTACAACACTTAAAGTTCGTAAGGAAGCAAGTACAGAGTCAGAAGTTCTTGGACTTGTTCCTATCGATGATGAACTTGTTGTAAAAGAAGAGTTGGATGGCTGGGTTAAAGTCGAGATCGAGGAAGGTGAAGGTTACGTATCAATGGATTACGTAAGACTTTCTACTGAATTCGTTGAGGCTGAATCCAAAGCCGAAGAGGAAGCAAGACTTGCTAAGGAAGAAGCTGCCAAGGAAGCTGCAAGAGCGTCTGCTAGTGCTAATACTTCCAAGTCATCATCTTCATCAAGCGTTAAGTCAGCTGAATCCTTCACAACAGAGAAGAGCTCTATCGGAGAAGCTGTTGCAGCATTTGCTGTACAGTTCGTAGGTAATCCTTATGTATATGGTGGTACAAGCCTTACAAACGGATGTGACTGCTCTGGCTTCGTAATGAGCGTATATGCTAACTTTGGTGTTAGCCTGCCTCATTCATCAGCTGCTGACAGAAATGTAGGTGCTGCTGTAGACGGACTTGCAAATGCACAGCCTGGTGATATCGTATGTTACTCAGGACACGTTGCTATCTACATTGGCGGTGGCCAGATAGTACATGCTTCTACATCCAAGACCGGTATTATCATTTCTAACGCTAATTACAGAACACCACTTGCTGTTCGTAGAATTTTCTAA
- the hpf gene encoding ribosome hibernation-promoting factor, HPF/YfiA family — protein sequence MKFTIIGKNIDVTPGLKSAVEDKLGKLEKYFNPDTNVNVTLHVEKDRHKIEVTIPVKGKIIRSEQVSSDMYASIDLVEEVIERQLKKYKNKIVDKHQAEKSSFKMEFLEQDYMDDDDIRIERVKKFDLKPMYPEDACVQMELLGHNFFVFINAETDETNVVYKRKGNTYGLIEPEL from the coding sequence ATGAAATTTACAATTATAGGTAAGAACATTGATGTAACTCCCGGACTTAAATCAGCGGTTGAAGACAAGCTTGGTAAGCTTGAGAAGTATTTTAATCCTGATACCAATGTTAATGTAACACTTCATGTTGAGAAGGATCGTCACAAGATCGAAGTTACGATCCCGGTCAAAGGTAAGATCATCCGTTCTGAGCAGGTCAGCAGCGATATGTACGCTTCTATTGATCTCGTCGAAGAAGTCATCGAACGTCAGCTCAAGAAATATAAGAATAAGATTGTTGACAAGCATCAGGCTGAGAAGAGCTCTTTTAAGATGGAGTTCTTAGAGCAGGATTACATGGATGATGACGATATTCGTATTGAAAGAGTCAAGAAGTTTGATCTTAAGCCTATGTATCCTGAAGATGCATGCGTACAGATGGAACTCCTTGGACATAATTTCTTTGTTTTCATCAATGCAGAGACAGATGAGACCAACGTAGTTTACAAGAGAAAAGGCAACACATACGGTCTTATTGAACCTGAACTTTGA
- a CDS encoding acetyl-CoA C-acetyltransferase has translation MAKKVVLAGACRTAIGTMGGSLSTIPAVDLGAIVIKEALKRAGVKPEDVDHVYMGCVIQAGQGQNVARQASIKAGLPVEVPAVTTNVVCGSGLNCVNQAAQMIMAGDADIVVAGGMENMSLAPFALPNGRYGYRMMWPSQSQGGLVDTMVKDALWDAFNDYHMIQTADNICNEWGLTREELDEFAAKSQNKACAAIESGAFKDEIVPVEVKKKKETIIFDTDEGPRQGVTPESLSKLRPINKDGFVTAGNASGINDGAAALVVMSEEKAKELGVKPMATFVAGALAGVRPEVMGIGPVAATKKAMKKAGIENVSEFDIIEANEAFAAQSVAVGKDLGIDVDKQLNPNGGAIALGHPVGASGARILVTLLHEMQKKDAKKGLATLCIGGGMGCATIVEKYE, from the coding sequence ATGGCAAAGAAAGTAGTTTTAGCTGGTGCATGTCGTACAGCAATCGGAACAATGGGTGGATCTCTTAGCACAATTCCTGCAGTAGATTTAGGTGCTATCGTTATCAAGGAAGCTCTTAAACGTGCAGGTGTTAAGCCTGAAGATGTTGATCACGTATACATGGGATGCGTTATTCAGGCAGGACAGGGACAGAACGTTGCTCGTCAGGCTTCTATCAAGGCTGGTCTTCCTGTAGAAGTACCTGCAGTTACAACTAACGTTGTATGTGGTTCAGGTCTTAACTGTGTTAACCAGGCAGCTCAGATGATCATGGCTGGAGATGCTGATATCGTTGTTGCCGGTGGTATGGAGAACATGTCACTTGCACCATTTGCACTTCCTAATGGCCGTTACGGATATCGTATGATGTGGCCTAGCCAGAGCCAGGGTGGTCTTGTAGACACTATGGTTAAAGATGCTCTTTGGGATGCTTTCAATGATTATCATATGATCCAGACAGCAGACAACATCTGCAATGAATGGGGTCTTACACGTGAAGAGCTCGATGAGTTCGCAGCAAAGAGCCAGAACAAGGCTTGCGCAGCTATTGAATCTGGTGCATTCAAGGATGAGATTGTTCCTGTAGAGGTCAAGAAGAAGAAAGAGACTATCATCTTCGATACAGATGAAGGTCCTAGACAGGGTGTTACTCCTGAATCTCTTTCTAAGCTTCGTCCTATCAACAAGGATGGATTTGTTACAGCTGGTAACGCTTCAGGTATCAATGACGGTGCTGCTGCACTTGTTGTTATGTCAGAAGAGAAGGCTAAAGAGCTCGGTGTTAAGCCTATGGCTACATTCGTAGCTGGAGCACTTGCTGGTGTTCGTCCTGAAGTAATGGGTATCGGACCTGTAGCAGCTACTAAGAAGGCTATGAAGAAGGCTGGTATCGAGAACGTATCTGAGTTCGATATCATCGAGGCTAACGAAGCATTCGCAGCTCAGTCTGTAGCAGTTGGTAAGGATCTTGGAATCGACGTTGACAAGCAGCTTAACCCTAACGGTGGTGCTATTGCTCTTGGTCACCCTGTTGGAGCTTCAGGTGCTCGTATCCTTGTAACACTTCTTCACGAGATGCAGAAGAAAGACGCTAAGAAGGGTCTTGCAACTCTTTGCATCGGTGGCGGAATGGGATGCGCTACTATCGTTGAGAAGTACGAATAA
- a CDS encoding enoyl-CoA hydratase-related protein: MSFVLYEQKDKIAVVTINRPEALNALNSAVLDELNTVLDNIDLNTVRALVLTGAGDKSFVAGADIGEMSTLTKAEGEAFGKKGNDVFRKIETLPIPVIAAVNGFALGGGCEISMSCDIRICSDNAMFGQPEVGLGITPGFGGTQRLARTVGVGMAKQLIYTARNIKADEALRIGLVNAVYTQEELLPAAEKLAATIAGNAPIAVRACKKAINDGLQTDIDSALVIEEKLFGSCFESEDQVEGMANFLRKKDDPKKVKHVDFKNA; the protein is encoded by the coding sequence ATGAGCTTTGTTTTATATGAACAGAAAGATAAGATCGCTGTTGTAACTATTAACCGTCCGGAAGCACTTAATGCTCTTAACTCAGCTGTTCTTGATGAACTTAATACAGTTCTTGATAACATTGACTTAAATACAGTAAGAGCACTTGTTCTTACAGGTGCAGGAGACAAGTCTTTTGTTGCCGGCGCTGATATCGGAGAGATGTCAACACTTACTAAGGCAGAAGGCGAAGCTTTTGGTAAGAAGGGTAATGATGTATTCCGTAAAATTGAGACACTTCCTATCCCTGTTATTGCAGCTGTTAACGGCTTTGCACTTGGTGGTGGATGTGAGATCTCTATGAGCTGTGATATTCGTATCTGCTCTGACAATGCTATGTTCGGTCAGCCTGAAGTAGGCCTTGGAATCACACCTGGATTTGGCGGAACACAGAGACTTGCTAGAACTGTTGGTGTTGGTATGGCCAAGCAGCTTATCTACACAGCACGTAATATCAAGGCAGATGAAGCACTTCGTATCGGTCTTGTAAATGCTGTATACACACAGGAAGAGCTTCTTCCTGCAGCTGAGAAGCTTGCTGCTACAATCGCAGGCAACGCTCCTATTGCTGTTCGTGCTTGTAAGAAAGCAATCAATGATGGTCTTCAGACTGATATTGACAGCGCACTTGTTATCGAAGAGAAGCTCTTTGGTTCATGCTTTGAGTCAGAGGATCAGGTAGAAGGAATGGCTAACTTCCTTCGTAAGAAGGATGATCCTAAGAAGGTTAAGCACGTAGATTTCAAGAACGCTTGA
- a CDS encoding 3-hydroxyacyl-CoA dehydrogenase family protein, which produces MKVAVIGAGTMGSGIAQAFAQCDAVETVYLCDIKQEFADGGKSKIEKNLGRLVKKEKMTQEAADAIVAKVKTGLNTIATDPDLVVEAALEVMDIKKACFKELQENIVKNPDCIYASNTSSLSITEIGAGLKTPIIGMHFFNPAPVMKLIEVISGANTPKETTQKVIEISKALGKTPVQVNEAPGFVVNRILIPLINEGIFVYSEGISDIEGIDTAMKLGCNHPMGPLELGDYVGLDIVLAIMDVLYNETKDSKYRACGLLRKMVRAGHLGVKSGIGFYKYNEDRTKTPVDKL; this is translated from the coding sequence ATGAAAGTAGCTGTAATTGGTGCAGGAACAATGGGTTCAGGTATTGCACAGGCATTCGCACAGTGTGACGCTGTTGAGACAGTATATCTTTGCGATATCAAGCAGGAGTTTGCTGATGGCGGTAAGAGCAAGATCGAGAAGAATCTTGGACGTCTTGTTAAGAAGGAAAAGATGACTCAGGAAGCTGCAGACGCTATCGTAGCAAAGGTTAAGACTGGTCTTAACACAATCGCTACAGATCCTGATCTTGTAGTAGAGGCTGCTCTTGAAGTTATGGATATCAAGAAGGCATGCTTCAAGGAACTTCAGGAGAACATCGTTAAGAACCCTGATTGTATCTATGCTTCAAATACATCATCTCTTTCTATCACAGAGATTGGTGCAGGTCTTAAGACACCTATCATCGGTATGCACTTCTTCAATCCTGCTCCTGTTATGAAGCTCATCGAGGTTATCTCTGGCGCTAACACTCCTAAGGAGACAACACAGAAGGTTATCGAGATCTCCAAGGCTCTTGGTAAGACACCTGTACAGGTTAACGAGGCTCCTGGTTTCGTAGTTAACCGTATTCTCATTCCTCTTATCAACGAAGGTATCTTCGTATATTCAGAGGGTATTTCAGACATCGAAGGTATCGATACAGCTATGAAGCTTGGATGTAACCATCCTATGGGACCCCTTGAACTTGGTGACTATGTAGGTCTTGATATCGTTCTTGCTATCATGGACGTTCTTTACAATGAGACTAAGGATTCTAAGTATCGTGCATGCGGACTTCTTCGTAAGATGGTTCGTGCAGGTCACCTCGGCGTTAAGTCAGGTATCGGTTTCTATAAGTACAACGAAGATAGAACAAAGACTCCTGTTGACAAGCTTTAA